Below is a genomic region from Rhizobium sp. 9140.
GCGGCTCGTACAGCGTGTTGGCAAAGCGCAGCGCCATCAGGTTCTGCACGGTTTCCTTGCCGAGATAATGGTCGATGCGGAAGATCTGCTCTTCCTTGAAAACCTTGCCGATCGTGTCGTTCAGTTCCAGTGCGGAGGCGAGGTCGCGGCCGATCGGCTTTTCCACCACGATGCGGGTGGTCTTGGTGATCAGCTTGTGGTCGCGGATCTTCTCGGAAATAGCGCCGAAGATGCCGGGGGCGACGGCGAGGTAGAAGGCGCGGACGCGATCCTTGGCCTCGTCCAGCAGCGCCTTCAGCTTGTCCCATCCCTGATCGCTCTTGGCATCGACGGAAATGTAGAAAAGGCGGTCGGTGAACGTCTTGACCTGCGCCTCGTCGTACTCGCCGGCCTTCAGGTGTTCCTTCAGCGCCGCGCGGCCGAACTGGCGATATTCCTCGTGCGTCATCGCGGTGCGTGATGCGCCGATGATGCGTGTCGGGTCGGTCAGCTGGCCATCGAGCTGGCGGTGGTAGAGGGCAGGAAGGAGCTTCCGCTCGGCAAGATCGCCGGTGCCGCCGAAGACGACATAGTCAAAGGGTTCGACGGGAATGATCTGGCTGCTCATGGGATATCGATCTCTCTCAGGTCGGGCGTTTTATAATCTAATCGATTTAAAGGCGCTAGTGCTGCGTTGCAAAAAATGCGCCGGGGAAGGGTCACAGCTTGTCGCGCAGAGCATACCAAGTGAGCGCCAGGAACAAAAGCGGCGATCGGAAACGGCGACCGCCGGGGAAGGCGGGGATGCGCAGATCCTTCAAAAGGTCGAGATCGGAGCCTCGCCCCAGCACGAGATCGGCATAGAGCTTTCCGCAATGGTTGGACAGCATGACGCCATGACCGGAGAAACCGCCGATCGTGGTGACGCCGGGCATGACCTCCCGCACGAAGGGTTGGCGCGGCATGGTGATGCCGACGGAGCCGCCCCAGGCATGCGTCATCTGCACGTCGGCAAGGTCCGGATAGATCTCTGCGATCTGCCGGCGAATATGCGTGGAGATGTCGCGCGGATTGTCGGCCGTATAGGCCTCGCGGCCGCCGAAAAGCAGCCGCCCGTCGCGGGAGCGGCGGAAGTAGCGCACCACGAATCGGCTGTCGGCAACGGACTCGCCGCCCGGCAGAACAGGCGACGCGTCTCCCAGCGGCGCCGTCGCGCCGATGAAGGAGCGGATCGGCATGACATGCGAAGCGGTCACCGGCTCCAGCGTGCCGATATGGGCGTTGCAGGCGATGAGGGCACGATCCGCGCGAATGGTGCCGCGTGGGGTTTCCACGAGCACCTTGCCCTGGGATAGCCGGATGTCCGTGGCGTTGGTGTTCTCGAACAGCTGCGCCCCTGCGGCCTGCGCGGCGCGGGCGAGCCCGACCAGCAGCTTCATCGGCTGGATATGGCCGGTGCCGGTATCGCGGATGCCGAGAACGTAATGCCGCGATCCCACCCGTTTCGCGGTCTCCGCAGCGTCCATCATCTGCAGGTGCGGATAGCCGTAATCCCGGGCCATGCTGTCGACATAGGCACGATAGTCGCTCTCGTGCGATGCCTTGTGCGTCACCGAGAGATGACCCGGCTGGTACTCCATGTCGATGTCATGGTGCGTGGCAAAGTCGAGGAGGCCGCGCTTTGCGGTCTCCGCCATGTCGAAGAGCGCTTTTGCCCGCTCCCGGCCATACTGCTTTTCAAGCTCGTCCACTTCGGCGCGCTGCCCGGTGCCCAACTGCCCGCCATTGCGCCCGGACGCCCCGTCGCCAAACCGGCATGCGTCGATCAGCACGACCCGTACCCCGCCGGCGGCGAGGTTATAGGCCGCCTGAAGGCCGGTGAAGCCGCCGCCAATGACGGCGACATCGGCCGTCATGTCGCCATCGAGCGTCGGATAGGCCGGGCGCTCGCCGATGGCATCCTCGTACCAGGAGATGCCCGGCGAGATCGGGCTCTGCCACTT
It encodes:
- a CDS encoding NAD(P)/FAD-dependent oxidoreductase; translated protein: MTSEAKWQSPISPGISWYEDAIGERPAYPTLDGDMTADVAVIGGGFTGLQAAYNLAAGGVRVVLIDACRFGDGASGRNGGQLGTGQRAEVDELEKQYGRERAKALFDMAETAKRGLLDFATHHDIDMEYQPGHLSVTHKASHESDYRAYVDSMARDYGYPHLQMMDAAETAKRVGSRHYVLGIRDTGTGHIQPMKLLVGLARAAQAAGAQLFENTNATDIRLSQGKVLVETPRGTIRADRALIACNAHIGTLEPVTASHVMPIRSFIGATAPLGDASPVLPGGESVADSRFVVRYFRRSRDGRLLFGGREAYTADNPRDISTHIRRQIAEIYPDLADVQMTHAWGGSVGITMPRQPFVREVMPGVTTIGGFSGHGVMLSNHCGKLYADLVLGRGSDLDLLKDLRIPAFPGGRRFRSPLLFLALTWYALRDKL